Proteins from one Pseudarthrobacter sp. BIM B-2242 genomic window:
- the dnaN gene encoding DNA polymerase III subunit beta — protein MKFRVERDVLAEAVTWTARSLSPRPPVPVLSGLLLKAEAGTVSLSSFDYETSARLEIPADIRTEGTILVSGRLLADICRSLPSAPVDVETDGNKVTLTCRRSSFHLATMPEAEYPPLPALPTISGTVPGDAFAQAVSQVIIAASKDDTLPILTGVRMEIEDDLITLLATDRYRLAMREVPWKPATPGISTSALVKAKTLNEVAKTLGNSGDINLALADDDSRLIGFESGGRTTTSLLVDGDYPKIRSLFPDSTPIHATVQTQELVEAVRRVSLVAERNTPVRLAFTQGLLHLDAGTGEDAQASEELEAQLSGDDITVAFNPHYLVEGLAVIETKFVRFSFTTAPKPAMITAQADADGEDQDDYRYLVMPVRLPN, from the coding sequence GTGAAGTTCAGAGTCGAACGGGACGTCCTGGCAGAAGCCGTCACCTGGACAGCCCGGTCGTTGTCTCCGCGGCCGCCGGTTCCAGTGCTGTCCGGCCTGCTTCTGAAGGCTGAAGCCGGCACCGTGAGTCTCTCCAGCTTCGATTACGAGACCTCTGCACGGTTGGAAATCCCGGCGGACATCCGCACCGAAGGCACCATCCTGGTCTCCGGCCGCCTTCTTGCTGACATCTGCCGCAGTCTTCCGTCCGCTCCGGTGGATGTTGAGACAGATGGCAATAAGGTCACGCTGACTTGCCGGCGCAGCAGCTTCCACCTGGCCACCATGCCCGAAGCCGAATACCCGCCCTTGCCGGCGTTGCCCACCATCAGCGGCACCGTGCCAGGCGACGCTTTCGCCCAGGCGGTGTCCCAGGTGATAATCGCGGCCAGCAAGGACGACACACTTCCCATCCTCACCGGCGTCCGCATGGAGATCGAGGACGATCTCATCACCCTCCTGGCCACAGACCGCTACCGCCTGGCCATGCGGGAAGTGCCGTGGAAACCGGCCACTCCCGGGATTTCCACCAGTGCGCTCGTCAAGGCAAAGACTCTCAACGAAGTTGCGAAAACCCTCGGCAACAGCGGCGACATCAACCTCGCCCTCGCTGATGACGACAGCCGGCTGATTGGTTTCGAAAGCGGCGGCCGCACCACCACGTCACTGCTGGTTGACGGCGATTACCCCAAGATCCGTTCGCTCTTCCCGGACTCAACCCCGATCCATGCGACAGTCCAGACCCAGGAGCTGGTTGAGGCTGTCCGCCGCGTGTCGCTCGTGGCTGAACGCAACACCCCGGTCCGGCTCGCCTTCACGCAGGGCCTTCTGCACCTGGATGCCGGCACCGGCGAGGACGCCCAGGCATCCGAAGAACTCGAAGCCCAGCTTTCCGGCGACGACATCACTGTGGCGTTCAACCCGCACTACCTGGTGGAAGGGCTGGCCGTCATTGAAACGAAGTTCGTCAGGTTCTCCTTCACCACCGCCCCGAAGCCCGCCATGATCACGGCCCAGGCCGACGCCGATGGTGAGGACCAGGACGACTACCGGTACCTGGTTATGCCCGTCCGCCTCCCCAACTGA
- the gyrB gene encoding DNA topoisomerase (ATP-hydrolyzing) subunit B, with the protein MANDNTDTQEMERAAEDVPTPDTPAESAAPREYGASDITVLEGLEAVRKRPGMYIGSTGPRGLHHLVYEVVDNSVDEALAGYCTHIEIVLRADGGVKVVDDGRGIPVDMHPTEHKPTVEVVMTILHAGGKFGGGGYAVSGGLHGVGISVVNALSSRVDTEVRRQGHVWRMSFADGGKPQGSLVKGEETTETGTTQTFYPDADIFESTEFDFETLRARFQQMAFLNKGLRITLTDERPAAVKSDSDEDLDLDAVVTDGEVTADHRTVVYQYNDGLLDYVKHLNSGKKVDVVHEDVIAFETEDTDRKIALEMAMQWTSAYSESVHTYANTINTHEGGTHEEGFRAAMTSLINRYAREKGIIKEKDDNLTGDDIREGLTAVISVKLAEPQFEGQTKTKLGNSEVKGFVQRVVTDGLGDWLERNPGPARDVIRKAISAAQARMAARKARDNARRKSPLESFGMPGKLSDCSSKDPARCEVYIVEGDSAGGSAKRGRNPETQAILPLRGKILNVERARLDKALGNAEVQSMITAFGTGIGEDFDLAKLRYHKIVLMADADVDGQHITTLLMTLLFRYMRPLIENGYVYLAQPPLYRIKWSNAPHDYVFSDKQRDAKLLSGQAAGRRIPKDNGIQRYKGLGEMDYTELWDTTMDPDNRTLLQVTMDDALAADQTFSTLMGEDVESRRNFIQQNAKDVRFLDI; encoded by the coding sequence GTGGCTAACGACAATACAGATACCCAGGAAATGGAACGCGCAGCGGAGGATGTCCCTACCCCCGACACACCCGCGGAGTCCGCGGCCCCACGGGAATACGGCGCAAGCGACATCACAGTACTTGAAGGCCTCGAGGCTGTCCGGAAGCGTCCGGGTATGTACATCGGCTCCACCGGCCCGCGCGGCCTGCACCACCTGGTCTATGAAGTGGTGGACAACTCCGTTGACGAGGCACTGGCCGGGTATTGCACGCACATCGAAATCGTCCTGCGGGCCGACGGCGGCGTGAAGGTTGTTGATGACGGCCGCGGAATCCCCGTGGACATGCACCCCACCGAGCACAAACCCACCGTCGAAGTGGTCATGACCATCCTGCACGCCGGCGGAAAGTTCGGCGGCGGCGGATATGCGGTCTCCGGTGGCCTCCACGGCGTGGGTATCTCCGTGGTCAACGCGCTTTCCAGCCGCGTGGACACCGAGGTCCGCCGTCAGGGCCACGTCTGGCGGATGTCCTTCGCCGATGGCGGCAAGCCCCAGGGCAGCCTGGTCAAGGGTGAGGAAACCACCGAGACCGGTACCACCCAGACGTTCTACCCCGACGCGGACATTTTCGAATCCACAGAGTTCGATTTTGAGACCCTCCGGGCACGCTTCCAGCAGATGGCCTTCCTGAACAAGGGCCTGCGCATCACCCTCACGGACGAGCGTCCGGCTGCGGTGAAGTCCGATTCTGACGAGGACCTTGATCTCGACGCCGTTGTCACCGACGGTGAAGTCACCGCCGATCACCGCACTGTGGTGTACCAGTACAACGACGGCCTCCTGGACTATGTGAAGCACCTGAACTCGGGCAAGAAGGTTGACGTTGTCCACGAGGACGTCATCGCTTTCGAAACCGAGGACACGGACCGCAAAATCGCCTTGGAAATGGCGATGCAGTGGACCAGTGCGTACTCCGAAAGCGTTCACACGTATGCGAACACCATCAACACCCACGAAGGCGGAACCCACGAAGAGGGCTTCCGGGCCGCCATGACTTCCCTCATCAACCGCTATGCGCGGGAGAAGGGAATCATCAAGGAAAAGGACGACAACCTCACGGGCGATGACATCCGTGAAGGTTTGACGGCTGTTATCTCGGTCAAACTGGCCGAGCCGCAGTTCGAAGGCCAGACCAAGACGAAGCTCGGAAACTCAGAGGTCAAGGGTTTCGTCCAGCGCGTTGTCACCGACGGCCTGGGCGACTGGCTGGAACGCAACCCCGGCCCCGCACGCGACGTGATCCGCAAAGCCATCTCCGCGGCGCAGGCCCGGATGGCGGCCCGCAAGGCCCGCGACAACGCCCGCCGCAAGAGCCCGCTGGAATCCTTCGGCATGCCGGGCAAACTTTCCGACTGCTCCTCCAAGGATCCTGCCCGCTGCGAGGTCTACATCGTGGAGGGCGACTCCGCAGGTGGCTCGGCAAAGCGGGGCCGCAATCCCGAAACCCAGGCCATCCTGCCGCTGCGCGGAAAGATCCTGAACGTGGAGCGTGCCCGGCTGGACAAAGCCCTGGGCAACGCCGAGGTCCAGTCCATGATCACGGCGTTCGGCACCGGCATCGGTGAGGACTTCGACCTGGCCAAGCTCCGGTACCACAAGATCGTCCTGATGGCCGATGCCGACGTCGACGGCCAGCACATCACCACACTGCTGATGACACTCCTGTTCCGCTACATGCGGCCGCTGATCGAAAACGGCTACGTCTACCTGGCACAGCCGCCGCTGTACCGGATCAAGTGGTCCAACGCCCCGCACGACTATGTCTTCAGTGACAAGCAGCGCGACGCCAAACTCCTTTCCGGCCAGGCCGCCGGCCGCCGCATCCCCAAGGACAACGGCATCCAGCGCTACAAGGGCCTTGGCGAGATGGACTACACCGAACTGTGGGACACCACCATGGACCCGGACAACCGGACCCTCCTGCAGGTGACCATGGACGATGCCCTCGCCGCGGACCAGACGTTCTCCACCCTGATGGGCGAGGACGTGGAATCCCGCCGAAACTTCATTCAGCAGAACGCCAAGGACGTCAGGTTCCTGGATATCTAG
- the gnd gene encoding phosphogluconate dehydrogenase (NAD(+)-dependent, decarboxylating), which produces MHIGLIGLGKMGFNMRERLRKGGIEVTGFDRNPEVTDVATVDELIAAVPSPRLIWVMVPSGEITDAVITELGTKLDAGDLVIDGGNSRFTEDQKHGAALAEKGIRFADCGVSGGVWGLQNGYGLMAGGDAADIERALPVFDVLRPEGERADSFVHVGGIGAGHYAKMVHNGIEYGLMQAYAEGYELLAAKDIVTDLPGTFRAWQKGTVVRSWLLDLMVKALDEDPGLASIDDYVEDSGEGRWTVEEAIANAVPAPAITAALFARFSSREDNSPAMKMVSALRHQFGGHATRPAK; this is translated from the coding sequence GTGCACATCGGACTGATCGGCCTAGGCAAAATGGGGTTCAACATGCGCGAACGGCTGCGCAAGGGCGGCATCGAAGTCACTGGTTTTGACCGCAATCCCGAAGTAACCGACGTCGCAACCGTGGACGAGCTCATCGCCGCGGTCCCGTCTCCGCGGCTGATCTGGGTCATGGTTCCGTCCGGCGAGATCACCGATGCCGTCATCACCGAGCTGGGAACCAAGCTCGACGCCGGCGACCTCGTGATCGACGGCGGCAACTCCCGCTTCACCGAGGACCAGAAGCACGGCGCGGCGCTGGCCGAAAAGGGCATCCGTTTCGCTGACTGCGGTGTTTCCGGTGGCGTCTGGGGCCTTCAGAACGGCTACGGGCTGATGGCCGGAGGGGACGCCGCCGATATCGAGCGGGCACTGCCTGTATTTGATGTCCTCCGTCCGGAAGGCGAACGCGCCGACAGCTTTGTCCACGTTGGTGGCATCGGTGCCGGACACTACGCCAAGATGGTCCACAACGGCATCGAATACGGCCTGATGCAGGCCTACGCCGAAGGCTATGAACTGCTCGCCGCCAAGGACATCGTCACTGACCTGCCCGGAACATTCCGTGCCTGGCAAAAGGGCACCGTAGTCCGGTCCTGGCTGCTGGATCTGATGGTCAAGGCGCTGGACGAGGATCCGGGGCTGGCCTCCATTGATGATTACGTTGAGGATTCCGGCGAGGGACGCTGGACCGTGGAGGAAGCCATCGCTAACGCTGTTCCGGCGCCGGCCATCACCGCCGCGCTCTTTGCCCGCTTCTCATCCCGGGAAGACAACTCGCCTGCCATGAAAATGGTTTCCGCCCTGCGCCACCAGTTCGGCGGGCACGCCACCCGCCCAGCCAAGTAG
- a CDS encoding DUF721 domain-containing protein, whose product MNKDDNGGLQPGRDPDNIDAPQAALNRMREAAAARGEIRRKAPPAGGAAKTKRGIRDTRGFSQFHSTGRDPLGLGKVVGRLVAERGWSSPVAVGSVMAEWATLVGPEISAHCTPESFTDTTLHVRCDSTAWATQLRLLSISLLEKFRTELGDGVVTSIQVLGPSAPSWRKGGRTVNGRGPRDTYG is encoded by the coding sequence ATGAATAAGGACGACAACGGCGGGCTGCAGCCCGGCCGCGATCCTGACAACATCGATGCGCCCCAGGCTGCATTGAACAGAATGCGCGAGGCCGCTGCAGCACGCGGTGAAATTCGCCGCAAGGCACCTCCCGCCGGCGGGGCCGCAAAAACGAAACGCGGCATCAGGGATACCCGGGGCTTCAGCCAGTTCCATTCCACGGGCCGGGATCCGCTGGGGCTGGGCAAGGTGGTGGGGCGCCTTGTCGCGGAACGCGGCTGGAGCTCACCGGTGGCGGTGGGGTCAGTCATGGCGGAGTGGGCCACGCTGGTGGGTCCGGAAATTTCGGCGCACTGCACGCCGGAGAGCTTCACCGACACCACACTCCACGTCCGCTGCGATTCGACGGCGTGGGCCACACAGCTGCGGCTGCTGAGCATCAGCCTGCTGGAGAAGTTTCGCACCGAACTCGGGGACGGCGTGGTCACCAGCATCCAGGTGCTCGGACCATCGGCACCGAGTTGGCGCAAGGGCGGACGGACAGTCAACGGCCGTGGTCCGCGGGATACGTACGGCTAG
- the dnaA gene encoding chromosomal replication initiator protein DnaA: MTVDEANHANTVGSSWRRVVTLLEQDHRVSPRQRGFVILAQAQGLIGSTLLVAVPNELTREVLQTQVKDALDDALHNVFSEDIRCAIDVDTDLVPLHVEPEPVVEPSYSPDQLIEQKPQPMLPSTSHEFGRLNPKYVFDTFVIGSSNRFAHAAAVAVAEAPAKAYNPLFIYGDSGLGKTHLLHAIGHYARRLYSGIRVRYVNSEEFTNDFINSIRDDEGASFKTTYRNVDVLLIDDIQFLAGKDRTLEEFFHTFNSLHNNNKQVVITSDQPPKLLAGFEDRMKSRFEWGLLTDIQPPELETRIAILRKKALSEGLSAPDDALEYIASKISSNIRELEGALIRVTAFASLNRQPVDVALAEMVLKDLITDDGAQEITSSQILIQTADYFKLTMEELCSKSRTRTLVTARQIAMYLCRELTDMSLPKIGQELGGRDHTTVIHADRKIRELMAERRVIYNQVTELTNRIKQQQRDS; encoded by the coding sequence ATGACAGTAGACGAAGCCAACCACGCCAATACTGTCGGAAGTTCCTGGCGGCGCGTTGTGACCCTCCTCGAGCAGGACCATCGCGTTTCGCCGCGGCAGCGGGGCTTTGTCATCCTGGCCCAGGCCCAGGGCCTGATCGGATCCACGCTCCTGGTGGCCGTCCCGAACGAACTGACCCGCGAGGTCCTGCAGACCCAGGTCAAGGACGCCCTCGATGACGCGCTGCACAACGTCTTCTCCGAGGACATCCGCTGCGCGATCGACGTGGACACCGATCTGGTGCCTCTCCACGTGGAGCCGGAACCCGTCGTCGAGCCTTCCTACTCACCTGACCAGCTCATCGAGCAGAAGCCGCAGCCCATGCTGCCGAGCACTTCGCACGAATTCGGCCGGCTGAACCCCAAGTATGTTTTCGATACCTTCGTGATCGGTTCATCCAACCGTTTTGCCCACGCCGCGGCCGTGGCCGTGGCCGAAGCACCCGCCAAGGCGTACAACCCCCTCTTCATCTACGGGGATTCAGGGCTCGGCAAGACCCACCTGCTCCACGCGATCGGCCACTACGCCCGGCGCCTCTACAGCGGCATCCGGGTCCGCTACGTAAATTCCGAAGAGTTCACCAACGACTTCATCAACTCCATCCGTGATGACGAGGGCGCCAGCTTCAAGACCACGTACCGCAACGTGGATGTGCTGCTGATTGATGACATCCAGTTCCTGGCCGGCAAGGACCGGACGCTGGAGGAGTTCTTCCACACCTTCAATTCGCTGCACAACAACAACAAGCAGGTGGTCATCACCTCGGACCAGCCGCCCAAGCTGCTGGCCGGTTTCGAGGACCGGATGAAATCCCGCTTCGAGTGGGGCCTCCTCACGGATATCCAGCCGCCTGAACTCGAAACGCGCATTGCTATTTTGCGGAAGAAAGCCCTGAGCGAAGGCTTGTCCGCCCCTGACGATGCCCTCGAATACATCGCTTCCAAGATCTCCAGCAACATCCGGGAACTTGAAGGTGCGCTGATCCGGGTGACGGCGTTCGCCAGCCTGAACCGCCAGCCGGTGGACGTCGCCCTCGCTGAGATGGTCCTAAAAGACCTCATCACCGACGACGGAGCCCAGGAAATCACGTCAAGCCAGATCCTGATCCAGACCGCAGACTACTTCAAACTCACCATGGAAGAACTCTGCAGCAAGTCCCGCACCCGGACTTTGGTCACCGCCCGCCAGATCGCCATGTACCTCTGCCGGGAACTGACGGATATGTCGCTGCCGAAGATCGGCCAGGAGCTCGGCGGCCGGGACCACACCACCGTGATCCACGCCGACCGCAAGATCCGGGAGCTGATGGCTGAGCGGCGTGTGATCTACAACCAGGTCACCGAGCTGACCAACCGCATCAAGCAGCAGCAGCGCGACTCCTGA
- a CDS encoding DUF3566 domain-containing protein, with translation MSNPDSYPKPSSTVPGGTPQPAAAPRVNAPTRPQQRPGAPASAPAGAPGQRPSQGQPAQGQPGQRPVQSQPGQRPVQGQPGQRPAGAGVRPGQGQTAQPGLVKPAPKAKVRRARLLVSKVDPWSVLKMAFLLSVALGIVTVVAAIVLWTVLDLTGIFDQVDSLLGTLAGSEGGGFELKKVASLGQVASFATIIAVVNVVLLTALSMLSAVLYNISATLVGGIGVTLTDD, from the coding sequence GTGAGTAATCCCGACTCATATCCCAAGCCGAGCAGCACCGTTCCCGGCGGAACCCCGCAACCCGCGGCCGCTCCCCGGGTGAACGCGCCCACCCGCCCGCAGCAGAGGCCGGGAGCTCCCGCCAGTGCCCCTGCCGGCGCACCCGGCCAGCGTCCCTCGCAGGGTCAGCCGGCGCAGGGTCAGCCCGGCCAGCGGCCCGTTCAAAGCCAGCCAGGGCAACGTCCCGTGCAGGGCCAGCCCGGCCAGCGCCCGGCAGGTGCCGGTGTCCGCCCCGGGCAGGGACAGACCGCCCAGCCCGGCCTGGTCAAGCCTGCTCCCAAAGCCAAGGTCAGGCGTGCCCGGCTGCTGGTCAGCAAGGTGGATCCCTGGTCCGTGCTGAAAATGGCGTTCCTGCTCTCCGTGGCGTTGGGAATCGTCACTGTAGTGGCTGCGATCGTGCTGTGGACGGTCCTGGACCTTACGGGGATCTTTGACCAGGTGGACAGCCTCCTGGGCACGCTGGCAGGTTCCGAAGGCGGCGGCTTTGAACTCAAGAAGGTCGCATCCTTGGGCCAGGTGGCTTCCTTTGCAACCATCATCGCTGTGGTGAACGTTGTCCTGCTGACGGCGCTGTCCATGCTGTCCGCAGTGCTGTACAACATCTCCGCCACCCTCGTGGGCGGCATCGGCGTGACCCTCACGGACGACTGA
- the gyrA gene encoding DNA gyrase subunit A encodes MSDETPENPADSADLPEDVLEGDVLIDRVEQVDLQTEMQRSYLDYAMAVIVGRALPDVRDGLKPVHRRVLYAMFDGGYRPDRSFNKCARVVGEVMGQYHPHGDTAIYDALVRLIQDWTMRYPLALGQGNFGSPGNDGAAAPRYTETKMAQLAMEMVRDIDEETVDFQDNYDGKNQEPTILPARFPNLLVNGSSGIAVGMATNIPPHNLREVADGVQWYLANPTATREELLEELLLRVKGPDFPTGATILGHKGIEDAYRTGRGSVTMRAVVNVEELQGRTCLVVTELPYQANPDNLAIKIAELVKDGKISGIADLRDETSGRTGQRLVIVLKRDAVAKVVLNNLYKHTELQSNFSANMLAIVDGVPRTLSLDAFIRHWVTHQMDVIARRTRYRLRKAEEEAHILRALLKALDMLDEVIALIRASNTTEAARDGLMQLLDIDELQARAILDMQLRRLAALERQKIQDRHSELEALIAEYNSILASESRQREIISTELAEIVAKHGDDRRTKILMGFDGDMSMEDLIPEEEMVVTITRGGYVKRTRSDNYRSQQRGGKGIKGAQLRGDDVVEHFFVTTTHHWLLFFTNLGRVYRAKAYELVEAGRDAKGQHVANLMAFQPDEHIAQVLDLKDYQQSPYLVLATKRGLVKKTRLEDYDTNRSAGVIAINLRDGDELVSAQLVSETDDLMLVSRMGQSIRFTATDDALRPMGRATSGVTGMKFREDDELLAADVVTDGSFVFIVTEGGYAKRTAVEEYRLQGRGGLGIKVGKYQEERGHLVGALIVQEEDEVLVVMEGGKVVRSSVAGVPAKGRDTMGVIFAKPDKNDRIIEVARNSERGLEGEESAEDDVTLAEDAGSPEGAAESASAQEASPAVESEDASGDAEPNEDYTGGNE; translated from the coding sequence ATGAGTGACGAGACACCCGAGAACCCGGCGGATTCCGCCGATCTTCCGGAAGACGTACTTGAAGGCGATGTGCTGATCGACCGTGTGGAGCAGGTGGATCTGCAGACCGAAATGCAGCGGTCCTACCTGGATTACGCCATGGCCGTCATTGTGGGCCGCGCCCTTCCCGACGTGCGCGACGGGCTCAAGCCCGTCCACCGGCGTGTGCTTTATGCAATGTTCGACGGCGGCTACCGGCCGGACCGGTCGTTCAACAAATGTGCCCGTGTGGTGGGCGAGGTCATGGGCCAGTACCACCCCCACGGCGACACCGCGATCTACGATGCCCTGGTCCGCCTCATCCAGGACTGGACCATGCGGTATCCGCTGGCCCTGGGCCAGGGCAACTTCGGTTCCCCGGGCAACGACGGCGCTGCCGCACCCCGGTACACCGAAACCAAGATGGCCCAGCTCGCCATGGAAATGGTCCGGGACATCGACGAGGAAACCGTCGACTTCCAGGACAACTACGACGGCAAGAACCAGGAACCCACCATCCTGCCGGCCCGTTTCCCCAACCTGCTGGTCAACGGGTCCTCCGGCATCGCCGTCGGTATGGCCACCAACATTCCGCCGCACAACCTGCGCGAAGTAGCCGACGGCGTCCAGTGGTACCTGGCCAACCCGACGGCCACACGTGAGGAGCTGCTCGAAGAGCTCCTCCTCCGCGTCAAGGGCCCGGACTTCCCCACGGGAGCCACCATCCTCGGCCACAAGGGCATCGAGGACGCCTACCGGACAGGCCGCGGGTCCGTCACCATGCGCGCCGTGGTCAACGTGGAGGAACTCCAGGGCCGCACCTGCCTTGTGGTCACTGAACTGCCCTACCAGGCCAACCCGGACAACCTGGCCATCAAGATCGCCGAACTGGTCAAGGACGGCAAGATTTCCGGCATCGCGGACCTCCGCGATGAAACCTCCGGCCGCACCGGCCAGCGCCTGGTCATCGTCCTCAAGCGCGACGCCGTGGCCAAGGTGGTGCTGAACAACCTCTACAAGCACACCGAACTGCAGAGCAACTTCTCCGCCAACATGCTGGCCATTGTGGACGGGGTCCCGCGGACGCTGAGCCTGGACGCGTTCATCCGCCACTGGGTCACGCACCAGATGGACGTCATTGCGCGCCGGACAAGGTACCGCCTGCGCAAGGCCGAAGAAGAGGCGCACATCCTGCGCGCGCTCCTGAAGGCCCTGGACATGCTCGATGAAGTCATCGCCCTGATCCGTGCGTCCAACACCACCGAAGCTGCCCGCGACGGCCTGATGCAGCTGCTCGACATCGATGAGCTGCAGGCCCGGGCCATCCTGGACATGCAGCTGCGCCGCCTCGCCGCCCTGGAACGGCAGAAGATCCAGGACCGGCACTCGGAACTCGAAGCCCTGATCGCTGAGTACAACTCGATCCTGGCCTCGGAGTCGCGCCAGCGCGAAATCATCAGCACCGAGCTGGCCGAGATCGTGGCCAAGCACGGCGATGACCGCCGCACGAAGATCCTGATGGGCTTCGACGGTGACATGTCCATGGAGGACCTGATCCCGGAAGAGGAAATGGTTGTCACCATCACCCGCGGCGGCTACGTCAAGCGCACCCGGAGTGACAACTACCGGTCGCAGCAGCGTGGCGGCAAGGGCATCAAGGGCGCGCAGCTGCGCGGCGACGACGTCGTGGAGCACTTCTTTGTGACCACCACCCACCACTGGCTCCTTTTCTTCACGAACCTGGGCCGGGTATACCGCGCCAAGGCCTACGAGCTGGTGGAAGCCGGCCGGGACGCCAAGGGCCAGCACGTTGCGAACCTCATGGCCTTCCAGCCGGACGAACACATTGCCCAGGTCCTGGACCTCAAGGACTACCAGCAGTCCCCGTACCTGGTGCTGGCCACCAAGCGGGGCCTGGTCAAGAAGACCCGGCTTGAGGACTATGACACCAACCGCTCCGCCGGGGTCATTGCCATTAACCTGCGGGACGGGGACGAACTGGTCTCCGCCCAGCTGGTCTCCGAAACAGACGATCTGATGCTCGTCTCGCGAATGGGCCAGTCCATCCGCTTCACCGCCACCGATGACGCGCTGCGCCCCATGGGCCGGGCCACCTCCGGCGTCACCGGAATGAAGTTCCGCGAAGACGACGAACTGCTGGCCGCCGACGTCGTCACGGACGGCTCGTTTGTCTTCATCGTCACCGAGGGTGGCTATGCCAAGCGGACCGCCGTGGAGGAATACCGGCTCCAGGGCCGCGGCGGCCTCGGCATCAAGGTGGGCAAGTACCAGGAGGAACGCGGCCATCTCGTCGGTGCCCTGATTGTCCAGGAAGAGGATGAGGTCCTGGTGGTTATGGAAGGCGGCAAGGTTGTCCGCTCCTCCGTGGCCGGCGTGCCGGCCAAGGGCCGCGACACCATGGGCGTCATCTTCGCCAAACCGGACAAAAATGACCGCATCATCGAGGTGGCACGCAACAGCGAACGCGGCCTTGAGGGCGAGGAATCCGCGGAGGATGACGTAACGTTGGCTGAAGACGCAGGGTCCCCCGAGGGAGCCGCAGAGTCAGCATCAGCACAAGAAGCATCACCGGCTGTTGAGTCAGAGGACGCCTCCGGCGACGCTGAGCCGAACGAAGACTACACCGGAGGTAACGAGTGA
- the recF gene encoding DNA replication/repair protein RecF, producing MYLEHLSLTDFRSYAQVDLPLQPGVTVLVGSNGIGKTNLMEAIGYLATLSSHRVSSDGPLLRFGTDRALVRARVVRGGQTTVLELEINASRANRGRINRSNPVRARDLLGICQTVLFAPEDLALVKGDPSNRRRFLDELLVSLIPRHSATRTDYDRVLKQRNALLKSARTGKFTAGHEATLDVWDQHMARAGAELLHARLDLVERLRPHLAKAYAQLTDGSKEAGAVYRSTLQNLMDDDGGAAPVAGSSSAVAGSGVSGSAGIEDLRFLTVEELTARYVQAFAASRRKELERGISLVGPHRDELELVLGEAPAKGYASHGETWSMCLSLRLASYYVMLDDARTGGSAPILILDDVFAELDVHRRRKLAAIVSGAEQVLVTAAVDADIPEELSGRRVKVIPGGIDE from the coding sequence GTGTACCTAGAACACCTTTCGCTGACCGACTTCCGCAGCTACGCCCAGGTTGACCTTCCGCTCCAGCCCGGCGTCACCGTGCTGGTGGGATCCAACGGAATAGGTAAAACCAACCTCATGGAGGCCATCGGCTACCTGGCGACGCTCAGTTCGCACAGGGTGAGTTCCGACGGACCGCTCCTGCGGTTCGGGACGGACCGTGCGCTGGTCCGGGCACGGGTAGTCCGCGGCGGCCAGACCACGGTGCTGGAACTCGAGATTAACGCCAGCCGGGCCAACCGCGGCCGGATCAACCGCAGCAATCCGGTCCGGGCCAGGGATCTCCTGGGAATCTGCCAGACCGTGCTCTTCGCCCCCGAGGACCTGGCCCTGGTGAAGGGGGATCCATCAAACCGCCGCCGGTTCCTGGACGAACTGCTTGTCAGCCTGATACCCCGGCACTCCGCCACACGTACGGACTACGACCGCGTCCTGAAGCAGCGCAACGCGCTCCTCAAATCCGCCCGCACCGGCAAGTTCACCGCCGGCCATGAGGCCACCCTTGATGTGTGGGACCAGCACATGGCCCGGGCGGGTGCCGAGCTGCTGCACGCCAGGCTGGACCTGGTGGAACGCTTGCGCCCGCATCTGGCCAAGGCTTACGCCCAACTGACAGACGGTTCCAAGGAAGCCGGTGCGGTCTACCGGTCCACGCTGCAGAACCTGATGGACGACGACGGCGGCGCAGCGCCCGTTGCCGGCAGCAGTTCCGCGGTGGCTGGCTCAGGCGTGTCCGGCTCTGCCGGAATTGAGGATCTACGGTTCCTCACCGTCGAAGAACTCACCGCCCGCTACGTCCAGGCTTTCGCGGCGTCACGCCGCAAAGAACTGGAGCGCGGCATTTCCCTGGTGGGACCGCACCGGGATGAACTGGAACTCGTTCTCGGGGAAGCGCCAGCCAAGGGATACGCCTCGCACGGTGAAACGTGGTCCATGTGCCTTTCGCTGCGGCTTGCTTCCTATTACGTGATGCTGGACGACGCCCGCACCGGCGGGTCCGCGCCGATCCTTATCCTGGACGACGTTTTTGCCGAACTGGATGTCCACCGGCGGCGTAAACTGGCGGCAATAGTCTCAGGCGCGGAACAGGTCCTGGTGACCGCCGCCGTCGACGCCGATATTCCGGAGGAGCTCTCCGGCCGGCGGGTGAAGGTTATCCCGGGAGGAATCGATGAATAA
- a CDS encoding DLW-39 family protein, which translates to MKKLLVLAAAVAGVLLYRKAQESEARKTVWSESTDQVD; encoded by the coding sequence GTGAAGAAGTTGCTGGTACTCGCAGCTGCGGTCGCAGGCGTCCTGCTCTACAGGAAAGCACAGGAATCCGAAGCCCGGAAAACAGTCTGGAGCGAGTCGACGGATCAGGTCGACTAG